The proteins below come from a single Malus sylvestris chromosome 3, drMalSylv7.2, whole genome shotgun sequence genomic window:
- the LOC126615374 gene encoding uncharacterized protein LOC126615374 isoform X3, which produces MDHSDKRENDNIVSSDLRTESDLKQQISVPETSSVQVIGDVSSGWKIVMHEESNSYYYWNTETGETSWDVPDVLAQETKLSDQEMPTTVGTTDNATGGAEESNLASDVKLNGFSNSVTIEGDANMVPHGIESHGHGSQIDKWNLEFNKGATHDTIANEDYESAIALSSGLIKHCEALLGRLKSLQGSKDPLPGLNWITKYTMEVEIRLFDIKSLLSHGSSLLPFWMHSERQLKQLESALNDETSKIVKSLQLNDTEATHPSFSQAKNNFQEKEGYKTEVDQVGNLDDRHVTPIIDTSAIVSKVQDVKNSGANAEHVSPSGSPTRHMDSGASEQVNEVVVPYESTTKNEFCGGEEVDMDVDMEVEESNYAGDTTIEYALNSKEFALPEQPIHPSPPSIYTSLVSEDTFTIPPPPDEEWIPPPPPDNEEIPPPPPDEPPPEPPYSSHPSYPETTQPPYAEQYNYSYPASSFGYYGHTATEAPNTNFYGHPEGSQVVIPQAPLYYGAVPSTYMETAQVAVNPVESVTYYGLQDGTGPAAPVVSSVEPLQFHGESAPLSYENPASDQTGSINSYSGAGSSTSNVNTERFSVDSGNDGGSIEVPSTTATVQAPATVSLPSTNSVPIAASISATLVATKVQSKVPRTKKRTSAVASSLRSNKKVSSLVDKWKAAKEELLEDEEEPENAYELLERKRQRGIEEWYAQQITSGEAKDNANFQPLGGDWREKVKRRKAQLDREAAKTAAASTSAAPTDGNQQPDMTEQSNGLPPGWQAYWDESSKKVYYGNTVTSETTWTKPTK; this is translated from the exons ATGGACCACAGTGATAAAAGAGAGAATGATAATATCGTCTCTAGTGATTTACGTACAGAATCGGATTTGAAGCAACAGATCTCTGTTCCTGAAACCTCAAGCGTACAAGTCATTGGAGATGTTAGTTCAGGTTGGAAGATTGTGATGCATGAAGAGAGTAATAGCTATTATTACTGGAATACTGAAACTGGGGAAACTTCATGGGACGTCCCTGATGTTTTGGCCCAGGAAACGAAGTTAAGTGACCAGGAAATGCCTACTACTGTTGGAACAACAGATAATGCTACTGGTGGTGCAGAAGAGTCTAACTTAGCTTCTGATGTGAAGTTAAATGGTTTCTCTAATTCTGTCACAATTGAAGGGGATGCCAATATGGTCCCTCATGGAATAGAATCGCACGGGCATGGGTCACAAATTGACAAGTGGAATCTAGAATTCAATAAAGGAGCCACTCACGATACAATAGCTAATGAAGATTATGAATCAGCGATTGCTCTCTCCTCTGGTCTTATCAAACATTGTGAGGCATTATTAGGAAGATTGAAGTCACTGCAAGG GTCGAAGGACCCGCTGCCAGGTCTCAACTGGATCACAAAGTACACTATGGAAGTTGAGATAAGGCTATTTGATATTAAGTCTCTTTTATCTCATGGTTCATCTCTGCTTCCATTTTGGATGCACTCTGAAAGACAGCTTAAACAACTAGAGAGTGCTCTTAACGATGAAACGTCCAAGATTGTTAAATCTCTACAGTTGAATGATACTGAGGCAACTCATCCATCTTTCTCCCAGGCTAAAAACAATTTTCAGGAAAAAGAGGGGTATAAAACTGAAGTAGATCAAGTTGGTAATCTGGATGATCGTCATGTTACTCCTATTATTGATACATCAGCGATAGTTTCTAAAGTTCAAGATGTTAAAAATTCTGGTGCAAATGCTGAGCATGTGTCTCCGTCTGGCTCTCCTACTAGACATATGGATAGTGGCGCAAGTGAACAAGTCAATGAGGTGGTAGTTCCCTATGAGTCGACTACCAAAAATGAGTTTTGTGGTGGGGAAGAGGTTGACATGGATGTGGACATGGAAGTTGAAGAGTCAAACTATGCAGGAGATACAACTATTGAATATGCATTGAATTCCAAGGAGTTTGCTCTACCGGAGCAGCCAATTCATCCAAGTCCACCTTCAATATACACATCTTTAGTGTCAGAGGATACGttcaccattccacctcccccAGATGAGGAATGGATTCCCCCACCACCACCTGATAATGAAGAAATTCCTCCGCCCCCACCTGATGAGCCCCCACCTGAGCCCCCATATTCTTCTCATCCGTCTTACCCTGAGACAACGCAACCTCCTTATGCAGAGCAATACAATTATTCATATCCAGCTTCCAGTTTTGGGTATTACGGGCATACCGCCACTGAAGCTCCTAACACTAATTTTTATGGACATCCTGAAGGATCCCAAGTAGTTATACCCCAGGCACCACTTTACTATGGTGCAGTTCCTAGCACCTACATGGAAACTGCTCAGGTTGCAGTTAACCCTGTCGAGTCTGTCACATATTATGGGCTTCAAGATGGCACAGGACCTGCTGCTCCTGTAGTCAGTAGTGTAGAGCCCTTGCAGTTTCACGGCGAATCTGCTCCTCTAAGCTATGAAAACCCGGCATCTGATCAGACTGGATCCATCAACTCCTATTCAGGAGCAGGCAGCAGCACTTCAAATGTGAATACTGAGCGTTTTTCTGTTGATAGTGGGAATGATGGGGGATCTATCGAGGTTCCTTCTACCACAGCCACAGTTCAAGCACCTGCAACTGTTTCTTTGCCATCAACTAATTCTGTTCCTATTGCCGCATCTATTTCTGCCACATTAGTGGCTACCAAGGTTCAATCTaaag TTCCACGAACGAAAAAGCGAACAAGTGCAGTTGCTTCCTCTTTGAGGTCTAATAAGAAAGTCTCCAGTTTGGTAGACAAG TGGAAAGCAGCAAAAGAGGAGTTGCTTGAAGACGAGGAGGAACCTGAAAATGCATACGAGTTGTTAGAGAGGAAGCGACAAAGGGGAATAGAG GAATGGTACGCACAACAAATTACTAGTGGAGAGGCCAAAGATAATGCCAATTTTCAGCCTCTGGGTGGCGATTG GCGTGAGAAAGTGAAGCGAAGAAAAGCTCAATTAGACCGTGAAGCTGCAAAAACCGCAGCAGCATCTACATCTGCGGCTCCTACTGATGGGAACCAGCAGCCTGATATGACCGAACAATCAAACGGTCTCCCACCCGGATGGCAG GCCTACTGGGACGAATCCTCAAAGAAGGTTTACTATGGAAATACCGTGACATCGGAAACTACATGGACGAAACCAACAAAATGA
- the LOC126615374 gene encoding uncharacterized protein LOC126615374 isoform X1, with protein MGKRKERRLAAKTNAGRRVKLDLFAEPSGDVGGSAEHDEHGEDTKSKDHAGVPNSPSSSGQNLQNPLLLLGQYSDDDLDDDSNHSDVSAENSSPDKSDEVKSSLGESCQHLDAKASEDIASQKVEKQGGNADSAQQDCEQNMDHSDKRENDNIVSSDLRTESDLKQQISVPETSSVQVIGDVSSGWKIVMHEESNSYYYWNTETGETSWDVPDVLAQETKLSDQEMPTTVGTTDNATGGAEESNLASDVKLNGFSNSVTIEGDANMVPHGIESHGHGSQIDKWNLEFNKGATHDTIANEDYESAIALSSGLIKHCEALLGRLKSLQGSKDPLPGLNWITKYTMEVEIRLFDIKSLLSHGSSLLPFWMHSERQLKQLESALNDETSKIVKSLQLNDTEATHPSFSQAKNNFQEKEGYKTEVDQVGNLDDRHVTPIIDTSAIVSKVQDVKNSGANAEHVSPSGSPTRHMDSGASEQVNEVVVPYESTTKNEFCGGEEVDMDVDMEVEESNYAGDTTIEYALNSKEFALPEQPIHPSPPSIYTSLVSEDTFTIPPPPDEEWIPPPPPDNEEIPPPPPDEPPPEPPYSSHPSYPETTQPPYAEQYNYSYPASSFGYYGHTATEAPNTNFYGHPEGSQVVIPQAPLYYGAVPSTYMETAQVAVNPVESVTYYGLQDGTGPAAPVVSSVEPLQFHGESAPLSYENPASDQTGSINSYSGAGSSTSNVNTERFSVDSGNDGGSIEVPSTTATVQAPATVSLPSTNSVPIAASISATLVATKVQSKVPRTKKRTSAVASSLRSNKKVSSLVDKWKAAKEELLEDEEEPENAYELLERKRQRGIEEWYAQQITSGEAKDNANFQPLGGDWREKVKRRKAQLDREAAKTAAASTSAAPTDGNQQPDMTEQSNGLPPGWQAYWDESSKKVYYGNTVTSETTWTKPTK; from the exons ATGGGGAAGAGAAAAGAGCGTCGTCTTGCAGCTAAGACCAACGCTGGTCGCAGAGTCAAGCTCGATCTCTTCGCGGAACCCTccg GAGATGTGGGTGGCTCTGCAGAACACGATGAACATGGAGAAGATACTAAATCCAAGGACCATGCTGGGGTACCCAATTCACCATCATCTTCAG GTCAGAATTTACAAAATCCACTGCTGTTACTTGGGCAATATAGTGATGATGATTTGGATGATGATTCAAATCATAGCGATGTTTCTGCAGAAAATTCCTCGCCTGACAAAAGCGATGAg GTTAAGAGTTCGCTTGGTGAATCTTGTCAGCATTTGGATGCCAAAGCTAGTGAAGACATTGCTTCTCAGAAGGTTGAGAAACAGGGAGGTAATGCAGATTCTGCCCAGCAAGATTGTGAGCAGAACATGGACCACAGTGATAAAAGAGAGAATGATAATATCGTCTCTAGTGATTTACGTACAGAATCGGATTTGAAGCAACAGATCTCTGTTCCTGAAACCTCAAGCGTACAAGTCATTGGAGATGTTAGTTCAGGTTGGAAGATTGTGATGCATGAAGAGAGTAATAGCTATTATTACTGGAATACTGAAACTGGGGAAACTTCATGGGACGTCCCTGATGTTTTGGCCCAGGAAACGAAGTTAAGTGACCAGGAAATGCCTACTACTGTTGGAACAACAGATAATGCTACTGGTGGTGCAGAAGAGTCTAACTTAGCTTCTGATGTGAAGTTAAATGGTTTCTCTAATTCTGTCACAATTGAAGGGGATGCCAATATGGTCCCTCATGGAATAGAATCGCACGGGCATGGGTCACAAATTGACAAGTGGAATCTAGAATTCAATAAAGGAGCCACTCACGATACAATAGCTAATGAAGATTATGAATCAGCGATTGCTCTCTCCTCTGGTCTTATCAAACATTGTGAGGCATTATTAGGAAGATTGAAGTCACTGCAAGG GTCGAAGGACCCGCTGCCAGGTCTCAACTGGATCACAAAGTACACTATGGAAGTTGAGATAAGGCTATTTGATATTAAGTCTCTTTTATCTCATGGTTCATCTCTGCTTCCATTTTGGATGCACTCTGAAAGACAGCTTAAACAACTAGAGAGTGCTCTTAACGATGAAACGTCCAAGATTGTTAAATCTCTACAGTTGAATGATACTGAGGCAACTCATCCATCTTTCTCCCAGGCTAAAAACAATTTTCAGGAAAAAGAGGGGTATAAAACTGAAGTAGATCAAGTTGGTAATCTGGATGATCGTCATGTTACTCCTATTATTGATACATCAGCGATAGTTTCTAAAGTTCAAGATGTTAAAAATTCTGGTGCAAATGCTGAGCATGTGTCTCCGTCTGGCTCTCCTACTAGACATATGGATAGTGGCGCAAGTGAACAAGTCAATGAGGTGGTAGTTCCCTATGAGTCGACTACCAAAAATGAGTTTTGTGGTGGGGAAGAGGTTGACATGGATGTGGACATGGAAGTTGAAGAGTCAAACTATGCAGGAGATACAACTATTGAATATGCATTGAATTCCAAGGAGTTTGCTCTACCGGAGCAGCCAATTCATCCAAGTCCACCTTCAATATACACATCTTTAGTGTCAGAGGATACGttcaccattccacctcccccAGATGAGGAATGGATTCCCCCACCACCACCTGATAATGAAGAAATTCCTCCGCCCCCACCTGATGAGCCCCCACCTGAGCCCCCATATTCTTCTCATCCGTCTTACCCTGAGACAACGCAACCTCCTTATGCAGAGCAATACAATTATTCATATCCAGCTTCCAGTTTTGGGTATTACGGGCATACCGCCACTGAAGCTCCTAACACTAATTTTTATGGACATCCTGAAGGATCCCAAGTAGTTATACCCCAGGCACCACTTTACTATGGTGCAGTTCCTAGCACCTACATGGAAACTGCTCAGGTTGCAGTTAACCCTGTCGAGTCTGTCACATATTATGGGCTTCAAGATGGCACAGGACCTGCTGCTCCTGTAGTCAGTAGTGTAGAGCCCTTGCAGTTTCACGGCGAATCTGCTCCTCTAAGCTATGAAAACCCGGCATCTGATCAGACTGGATCCATCAACTCCTATTCAGGAGCAGGCAGCAGCACTTCAAATGTGAATACTGAGCGTTTTTCTGTTGATAGTGGGAATGATGGGGGATCTATCGAGGTTCCTTCTACCACAGCCACAGTTCAAGCACCTGCAACTGTTTCTTTGCCATCAACTAATTCTGTTCCTATTGCCGCATCTATTTCTGCCACATTAGTGGCTACCAAGGTTCAATCTaaag TTCCACGAACGAAAAAGCGAACAAGTGCAGTTGCTTCCTCTTTGAGGTCTAATAAGAAAGTCTCCAGTTTGGTAGACAAG TGGAAAGCAGCAAAAGAGGAGTTGCTTGAAGACGAGGAGGAACCTGAAAATGCATACGAGTTGTTAGAGAGGAAGCGACAAAGGGGAATAGAG GAATGGTACGCACAACAAATTACTAGTGGAGAGGCCAAAGATAATGCCAATTTTCAGCCTCTGGGTGGCGATTG GCGTGAGAAAGTGAAGCGAAGAAAAGCTCAATTAGACCGTGAAGCTGCAAAAACCGCAGCAGCATCTACATCTGCGGCTCCTACTGATGGGAACCAGCAGCCTGATATGACCGAACAATCAAACGGTCTCCCACCCGGATGGCAG GCCTACTGGGACGAATCCTCAAAGAAGGTTTACTATGGAAATACCGTGACATCGGAAACTACATGGACGAAACCAACAAAATGA
- the LOC126615374 gene encoding uncharacterized protein LOC126615374 isoform X2 translates to MSAGQNLQNPLLLLGQYSDDDLDDDSNHSDVSAENSSPDKSDEVKSSLGESCQHLDAKASEDIASQKVEKQGGNADSAQQDCEQNMDHSDKRENDNIVSSDLRTESDLKQQISVPETSSVQVIGDVSSGWKIVMHEESNSYYYWNTETGETSWDVPDVLAQETKLSDQEMPTTVGTTDNATGGAEESNLASDVKLNGFSNSVTIEGDANMVPHGIESHGHGSQIDKWNLEFNKGATHDTIANEDYESAIALSSGLIKHCEALLGRLKSLQGSKDPLPGLNWITKYTMEVEIRLFDIKSLLSHGSSLLPFWMHSERQLKQLESALNDETSKIVKSLQLNDTEATHPSFSQAKNNFQEKEGYKTEVDQVGNLDDRHVTPIIDTSAIVSKVQDVKNSGANAEHVSPSGSPTRHMDSGASEQVNEVVVPYESTTKNEFCGGEEVDMDVDMEVEESNYAGDTTIEYALNSKEFALPEQPIHPSPPSIYTSLVSEDTFTIPPPPDEEWIPPPPPDNEEIPPPPPDEPPPEPPYSSHPSYPETTQPPYAEQYNYSYPASSFGYYGHTATEAPNTNFYGHPEGSQVVIPQAPLYYGAVPSTYMETAQVAVNPVESVTYYGLQDGTGPAAPVVSSVEPLQFHGESAPLSYENPASDQTGSINSYSGAGSSTSNVNTERFSVDSGNDGGSIEVPSTTATVQAPATVSLPSTNSVPIAASISATLVATKVQSKVPRTKKRTSAVASSLRSNKKVSSLVDKWKAAKEELLEDEEEPENAYELLERKRQRGIEEWYAQQITSGEAKDNANFQPLGGDWREKVKRRKAQLDREAAKTAAASTSAAPTDGNQQPDMTEQSNGLPPGWQAYWDESSKKVYYGNTVTSETTWTKPTK, encoded by the exons ATGTCTGCAGGTCAGAATTTACAAAATCCACTGCTGTTACTTGGGCAATATAGTGATGATGATTTGGATGATGATTCAAATCATAGCGATGTTTCTGCAGAAAATTCCTCGCCTGACAAAAGCGATGAg GTTAAGAGTTCGCTTGGTGAATCTTGTCAGCATTTGGATGCCAAAGCTAGTGAAGACATTGCTTCTCAGAAGGTTGAGAAACAGGGAGGTAATGCAGATTCTGCCCAGCAAGATTGTGAGCAGAACATGGACCACAGTGATAAAAGAGAGAATGATAATATCGTCTCTAGTGATTTACGTACAGAATCGGATTTGAAGCAACAGATCTCTGTTCCTGAAACCTCAAGCGTACAAGTCATTGGAGATGTTAGTTCAGGTTGGAAGATTGTGATGCATGAAGAGAGTAATAGCTATTATTACTGGAATACTGAAACTGGGGAAACTTCATGGGACGTCCCTGATGTTTTGGCCCAGGAAACGAAGTTAAGTGACCAGGAAATGCCTACTACTGTTGGAACAACAGATAATGCTACTGGTGGTGCAGAAGAGTCTAACTTAGCTTCTGATGTGAAGTTAAATGGTTTCTCTAATTCTGTCACAATTGAAGGGGATGCCAATATGGTCCCTCATGGAATAGAATCGCACGGGCATGGGTCACAAATTGACAAGTGGAATCTAGAATTCAATAAAGGAGCCACTCACGATACAATAGCTAATGAAGATTATGAATCAGCGATTGCTCTCTCCTCTGGTCTTATCAAACATTGTGAGGCATTATTAGGAAGATTGAAGTCACTGCAAGG GTCGAAGGACCCGCTGCCAGGTCTCAACTGGATCACAAAGTACACTATGGAAGTTGAGATAAGGCTATTTGATATTAAGTCTCTTTTATCTCATGGTTCATCTCTGCTTCCATTTTGGATGCACTCTGAAAGACAGCTTAAACAACTAGAGAGTGCTCTTAACGATGAAACGTCCAAGATTGTTAAATCTCTACAGTTGAATGATACTGAGGCAACTCATCCATCTTTCTCCCAGGCTAAAAACAATTTTCAGGAAAAAGAGGGGTATAAAACTGAAGTAGATCAAGTTGGTAATCTGGATGATCGTCATGTTACTCCTATTATTGATACATCAGCGATAGTTTCTAAAGTTCAAGATGTTAAAAATTCTGGTGCAAATGCTGAGCATGTGTCTCCGTCTGGCTCTCCTACTAGACATATGGATAGTGGCGCAAGTGAACAAGTCAATGAGGTGGTAGTTCCCTATGAGTCGACTACCAAAAATGAGTTTTGTGGTGGGGAAGAGGTTGACATGGATGTGGACATGGAAGTTGAAGAGTCAAACTATGCAGGAGATACAACTATTGAATATGCATTGAATTCCAAGGAGTTTGCTCTACCGGAGCAGCCAATTCATCCAAGTCCACCTTCAATATACACATCTTTAGTGTCAGAGGATACGttcaccattccacctcccccAGATGAGGAATGGATTCCCCCACCACCACCTGATAATGAAGAAATTCCTCCGCCCCCACCTGATGAGCCCCCACCTGAGCCCCCATATTCTTCTCATCCGTCTTACCCTGAGACAACGCAACCTCCTTATGCAGAGCAATACAATTATTCATATCCAGCTTCCAGTTTTGGGTATTACGGGCATACCGCCACTGAAGCTCCTAACACTAATTTTTATGGACATCCTGAAGGATCCCAAGTAGTTATACCCCAGGCACCACTTTACTATGGTGCAGTTCCTAGCACCTACATGGAAACTGCTCAGGTTGCAGTTAACCCTGTCGAGTCTGTCACATATTATGGGCTTCAAGATGGCACAGGACCTGCTGCTCCTGTAGTCAGTAGTGTAGAGCCCTTGCAGTTTCACGGCGAATCTGCTCCTCTAAGCTATGAAAACCCGGCATCTGATCAGACTGGATCCATCAACTCCTATTCAGGAGCAGGCAGCAGCACTTCAAATGTGAATACTGAGCGTTTTTCTGTTGATAGTGGGAATGATGGGGGATCTATCGAGGTTCCTTCTACCACAGCCACAGTTCAAGCACCTGCAACTGTTTCTTTGCCATCAACTAATTCTGTTCCTATTGCCGCATCTATTTCTGCCACATTAGTGGCTACCAAGGTTCAATCTaaag TTCCACGAACGAAAAAGCGAACAAGTGCAGTTGCTTCCTCTTTGAGGTCTAATAAGAAAGTCTCCAGTTTGGTAGACAAG TGGAAAGCAGCAAAAGAGGAGTTGCTTGAAGACGAGGAGGAACCTGAAAATGCATACGAGTTGTTAGAGAGGAAGCGACAAAGGGGAATAGAG GAATGGTACGCACAACAAATTACTAGTGGAGAGGCCAAAGATAATGCCAATTTTCAGCCTCTGGGTGGCGATTG GCGTGAGAAAGTGAAGCGAAGAAAAGCTCAATTAGACCGTGAAGCTGCAAAAACCGCAGCAGCATCTACATCTGCGGCTCCTACTGATGGGAACCAGCAGCCTGATATGACCGAACAATCAAACGGTCTCCCACCCGGATGGCAG GCCTACTGGGACGAATCCTCAAAGAAGGTTTACTATGGAAATACCGTGACATCGGAAACTACATGGACGAAACCAACAAAATGA
- the LOC126616395 gene encoding 2-methoxy-6-polyprenyl-1,4-benzoquinol methylase, mitochondrial-like gives MALRTVTRKSGSKLLPRFSPAALLHSHATSFGFKEVREEEKSRKVGNVFSNVASNYDLMNDVMSAGLHRLWKDRLVSKLNPFPGMKHLDVAGGTGDVAFRILDSVNSIRRRAMQDVLEDDIQEETKIYVCDINPNMLNVGKKRALERGIGEDKSLLWVEGDAEALSFGDNTMDGYTIAFGIRNVTHIEKVLSEAYRVLKRGGRFLCLELSHVDIPVFKEFYDFYSFSVIPALGELVAGDRKSYQYLVESIRRFPPQGKFASMIADAGFQQVEYENLVGGVVAIHSGLKV, from the exons ATGGCCTTGAGAACAGTGACGAGGAAGTCAGGGAGTAAACTATTACCCAGGTTTTCTCCTGCTGCTCTATTGCATTCACATGCTACAAGCTTTG GATTTAAAGAAGTAAGGGAAGAGGAAAAAAGTCGAAAGGTTGGTAATGTCTTCAGCAATGTTGCTTCGAACTATGATCTAATGAATGATGTGATGAGTGCAGGATTACACAGATTATGGAAGGATAG ATTAGTTTCCAAACTGAATCCTTTCCCCGGAATGAAGCATCTTGATGTGGCTGGTGGGACAG GTGATGTTGCCTTCAGAATACTAGACTCAGTAAACAGCATCAGACGTAGAGCTATGCAAGATGTTCTCGAAGATGATATACAAGAAGAAACTAAGATTTATGTATGTGACATAAACCCTAACATGTTGAATGTTGGTAAAAAGCGGGCGTTGGAGAGAG GTATTGGAGAAGACAAATCCCTTCTATGGGTGGAGGGAGACGCAGAAGCCTTGTCTTTTGGAGATAATACAATGGATGGTTACACAATTGCATTTGGAATTAGGAATGTTACACACATAGAGAAAGTGTTGTCTGAGGCCTATCG AGTGCTAAAGCGCGGAGGAAGGTTCCTGTGCCTTGAACTGAGCCATGTAGACATTCCTGTATTCAAAGAATT CTATGATTTTTACTCATTCTCAGTCATTCCAGCCCTGGGAGAGCTCGTTGCAGGGGATAGAAAATCATACCAGTACTTGGTAGAGAGTATTCGTCGTTTCCCCCCACAG GGGAAGTTTGCTTCGATGATTGCGGATGCAGGATTCCAGCAGGTTGAATACGAGAACCTTGTTGGAGGTGTAGTTGCTATTCATTCGGGGTTGAAAGTTTAG
- the LOC126616397 gene encoding FH protein interacting protein FIP2-like: MSTEENPNTSSVVRLDVGGKIFRTTIGTFTNCEPHSRLAAMFSGRHNLQQDENGAVFIDRDGKQFRHILNWLRDGKVPTLLEDSVYEELLREAEYYPLVGLMDGVQDVLNKNKGEVGKPCPDLTRAGVIDKYLKNLQGLDLSGLDLSCLDLSDLAGASFVGAGLQGANLRGASLIGCSFEEAYRKGAGFYHEDMPTVNLKGAIEVDSIIVT; encoded by the exons ATGTCGACCGAAGAAAACCCTAATACCTCCTCTGTAGTTCGCTTGGACGTCGGAGGAAAAATATTCCGGACCACCATTGGTACTTTCACTAATTGCGAGCCTCATTCGAGGCTAGCTGCAATGTTTAGCGGTCGTCACAACTTGCAGCAAGACGAGAATGGAGCTGTTTTTATCGACAGGGATGGAAAACAATTTAGGCACATTCTTAACTGGTTAAGAGACGGCAAAGTCCCTACCTTATTAGAAGATTCTGTATATGAAGAACTTCTGAGAGAAGCAGAATACTATCCGCTAGTTGGGTTAATGGATGGAGTACAAGATGTTCTAAATAAGAACAAAGGTGAAGTGGGCAAGCCTTGTCCAGATTTAACTCGTGCCGGTGTTATCGACAAGTACTTGAAAAACCTTCAAGGTCTTGATCTTTCTGGCCTTGATCTTTCTTGCCTGGACCTGTCAG ATCTTGCTGGAGCTTCTTTTGTGGGTGCTGGTCTTCAAGGTGCAAATTTACGTGGGGCAAGTTTGATAGGCTGTAGTTTTGAGGAGGCATATAGGAAAGGGGCAGGCTTTTATCATGAGGATATGCCGACGGTCAATTTGAAGGGAGCAATTGAAGTCGACTCGATTATAGTTACATGA
- the LOC126615375 gene encoding protein YELLOW LEAF 1, choloroplastic-like encodes MPMLTSASAIVNSPPLPAGQCRGQFKLSSCGPKKVHVDGKMVHLKIGAVGLGAQFPLERRNPVTVSNRRQSASVICASALNARCGAEQTQTVTREAPTITHLPGKEKSPLLDDGGSGFPPRDDGDGGGGGGGGGGNFSGGFAFFGFLLFLSFLKDKESEGSYRENRRR; translated from the exons ATGCCAATGTTGACTAGTGCAAGTGCAATCGTGAACTCGCCTCCATTGCCAGCAG GTCAGTGCCGTGGACAATTTAAGCTTTCTAGCTGTGGACCGAAAAAAGTACATGTTGATGGAAAAATGGTGCATCTTAAGATAGGGGCGGTGGGGCTTGGTGCACAGTTTCCACTCGAGAGAAGAAATCCAGTCACGGTTTCAAATCGAAGGCAGTCTGCTTCTGTGATATGTGCTAGTGCCTTG AATGCCAGATGTGGTGCAGAGCAAACGCAGACTGTTACACGTGAGGCTCCAACAATTACACATCTCCCTG GCAAGGAGAAGTCCCCACTGCTTGATGATGGTGGGAGTGGCTTCCCTCCTCGTGACGATGGTGATGGCGGTGGCGGTGGAGGTGGCGGTGGAGGCAACTTTTCCGGAGGCTTTGCCTTTTTCGGCTTTCTTCTTTTCCTAAGCTTCTTAAAGGATAAAGAAAGTGAGGGTTCCTATCGAGAGAATAGGAGAAGGTGA